The following coding sequences lie in one Haematobia irritans isolate KBUSLIRL chromosome 3, ASM5000362v1, whole genome shotgun sequence genomic window:
- the Neb-cGP gene encoding ATP synthase membrane subunit K, mitochondrial, with the protein MAEEKAASGLGKIFNGNTVAGRANVGKATYAVIGLIIAYNMMKPKKK; encoded by the exons ATGGCCGAAGAAAAAGCTGCATCGGGTTTGGGAAAAATCTTCAACGGCAATACCGTTGCTGGTCGTGCTAAT GTTGGTAAGGCTACTTATGCCGTTATTGGTTTAATCATTGCTTACAACATGATGAAACCCAAGAAGAAGTAA
- the nocte gene encoding no circadian temperature entrainment, whose translation MSTLGGSRGERNAKPKFSALDINRMYKNSRGETAEPSAQKNQVPRKHGMQSLGKVPSARRPPANLPSLKAETTSSPTIANNNSISGQEGGVQTPTSGPTNPLKNTTTTKSSGGNSTNNNNITSNNSSNSHNSNSSNTSSLSNNNNINSSSGGGIKLVNNSASLGKSGGGGGSGSGNQSHHHHNQQKPITWSAVTTGNDNQRGGKPTATVPPLYQSPQFQHEFPTLDGTVGGAGSGGNVNANRRSGNAGERDHRGEKDHHHHSQHHHQQQQQHHHHQQQQHHHHSNSNHQNYRQHHQRGGGGDYHHGERGDGGGGRHHHQQRNDAHNYRGGNEGDGGRRGVDGGNGDLSREMNEVSLRPQTNAAAWLELQEKNAKEAAAESQSNHQGQGPPTGPGSNSSAAVPLPILSLMPSFMQRGAPLPPGGGSVGSGGGSVGVTSNSSGRSQTPPNYQNGLAKDSSSSSLNVRPQPRGNAQDYHRSNSSGVSNFRQATSLPKRPPLLNTPPPANGSNNGHRKDKEYIVEPEVAQMQRPIIREEDLERLNAIANDDSWTKQDEIDYTKKLTFSDDESPEETPTQERERPVFNKNDQRKNSNASGTSSTTGVTNWQRKDRDSSEREKSSSGDHIEDTRHQNGHRSVGGAGGITLDASVYERVKLRKEEEERRDMERKLAAARKKQELEMKINSKKSAGEIGGFEQQQQQQTSAQSVSTSSTTGSVDDNTQTRRGGSGGGTYERSNPNERDRSGRSGYDSRDVRSSRDYSHGGNSSVGASGNTAGSNTSSANANTSATGQNAPVGSKTVFSAHFQSNLPPRFLRQQQMGGGSSGPGGGVNVSTSNSSSGSVSISRSLSGTAGTGIEKSSSSSSNYENSRYIQKGSGPQRSGGSRGEYRDSYMRGSGGYRSRNDSDRDDDRYHGRGGGGGGGGGNRDDYGRGLTAAGPNQLSRSISDTSQRKTSVSSNDESIKLSYGGDSANFGSGVVSSWAEETEIELKRQRDESFSSSHSHESIPIKILQRPHTQKSVSEEEGHSPQSAHSQKQQRISESSDQQSSSSFAPTQILRRSESVEHNKMTSSSSLGTSADMQANKLTEGNQEDEAGEDFTGTDPSASDSQKQNESLNSLSPSTTATGNESDSHKQQDQEQRGTTPAAPQPQREKRPSPRSGGSSSGGGGGGGRDRDRDMRVSHSRSFGASGSSYRGNRDGGWNQRGSNSRGGRYQSSDDHYMDHEDDDMMDDGGYSSGRRSERSPKVPRKDGGGRMGNDRGDRDRDRGQGGRGSTSDRDDRGFAPRGEPSRRGRGGGGNLGDRSITSSSYRRSNDGRSSAGGQRQYGRQSYQDDMKDMKRTSESSDNANVSDLDKTKQNQMALSAGLSKIKDKESERPTQSSSSVASNQASKQTTPPQQQQPKKPNEAEKKTSSSTTPSKQLQPHTRKESVSSTKTDDDNVRTSNTSMEREKKSASKEKDIPSSVASAANTNPASTRSTNTATAGPATVSAGTQPKKQDLPMTTLPTAVAQQGSTGPSVNKPSVQPAGIQQQHQQQTITKTPSGLAGLKPTGSSASIASSIGSNNSSQAKSAQDTAQKAGKPETQTVSSSSAANVSGGQKLEGDKNKLGSLSGADNKSNTSALLIDGAPVNTIIFENTHYKQQVQAAQMKRSSESLVVPSSVVSGVNVAVSGVDTLTNALSQMTFGGSNSKQSSDATTNQSGHASTEYDKEMKLGFSFGDATESYTTATKGMAPVSGDNDVVATAKQNNTTTNQLQQQQQQQQQQQQQSTPQQQQTPQHQQQQQQQQQQQSQQAQNIISAADLNMKIASVKKVWESVPAMTTDAATAVQQLQQQQLHHQQQQQQQQMEPVDTSGHMTAASFVAAVAASQQQQQQQHLPHYAVTAVHMQQHHALSSPGAGVPSAFGAHASPFDAAQLEQFGQTGAGIVVGSSDDNSVVGYPSPQQQQAAVQQQQQQQALKHSSEVAKQQQQQASAAAKQMQQHHSSSMGSMSPPPNMQQQQQQQHQQQQQQQQQQSAAQQQMHAPQPFYQASPQFTGISTIPSPPAAAVVFNSSQMPPPPSQGGLYAPFHSIDHSNRSQFSAAAAHSFPGHYGAAAAAGGPFNAYPMQTPPNMGTAPTPEMYSNITSQFRMGGGPSPFGNPNSQQLNNPNAAAVAIISSNSNSLMSTVGSVKPPPTSQQLGTIGSKAAGGGGPFAAAQQYMNLYAAGPPQHQGGPPGPPPGHQLQSNSYYSNSAGGPSGPAAFYGGPPPQGAGAGAQNYGLAAAAAAASLYGHAGHQGGPPGSNGPPGPPQGPPGPQSQHTMSNFNTQFMNSQLLTAAAINQFRGGPTPQQAAAYIKSSQQQAHMQDSMGRQLKSPLGADGSLNLVKHAQSQPSPPHMKTYGSWDQVMQQQAAVQQQSQAVQQRLASGGPGANNQNMNPNNRGGGAGGGPPPGAQGSQQGRYPTPIQRPTNYPQHPQGPQSQQQQVQQQQVQQQQQQQQTQRGQQPQNLRQGGGGNNGGGGPQGGPGGPQGGGNVGGGPGNGGGPGGPGGNNQGGGGSNNPQTAGQPQQMNKPYYANNAPNAGPNRANHN comes from the exons ATGAGTACACTGGGGGGAAGTAGGGGAGAGCGAAATGCCAAGCCCAAGTTCTCAGCACTCGATATAAATCGAATGTACAAAAATAGTCGT GGTGAAACAGCAGAACCTTCAGCACAAAAAAATCAAGTGCCACGTAAACATGGAATGCAAAGTTTGGGCAAAGTGCCGTCCGCTCGGCGACCACCAGCTAATCTACCATCCCTAAAAGCTGAAACAACAAGTTCGCCAACTATTGCTAATAATAACTCAATATCTGGCCAAGAAg GAGGCGTACAAACACCAACGTCTGGTCCAACCAATCCATTAAAGAATACCACAACCACAAAAAGCAGCGGCGGTAACAGtaccaacaacaataatataacATCAAATAACAGCAGTAATAGCCATAACAGCAATAGCAGCAACACCAGTTCACTTAGCAATAACAATAATATTAATAGCAGCAGCGGTGGTGGCATCAAATTAGTAAACAACTCGGCATCCCTTGGTAAGAGTGGCGGAGGCGGAGGAAGCGGAAGCGGAAATCAATCTCATCACCACCACAATCAACAAAAACCTATAACATGGTCTGCTGTAACAACAGGCAACGACAACCAACGAGGTGGCAAACCGACAGCAACAGTACCACCACTCTATCAGAGCCCACAGTTTCAACACGAATTTCCGACTTTAGATGGCACAGTTGGCGGCGCCGGAAGCGGTGGCAATGTGAATGCGAATCGCAGAAGTGGCAATGCCGGAGAACGAGATCATCGGGGAGAGAAAGATCACCATCATCATTCACAGCACCAccatcagcagcagcaacagcatcatcatcaccaacagcagcagcaccatcatcactcgaattcgaatcatCAGAACTATCGTCAACATCATCAACGTGGTGGTGGTGGGGATTATCATCATGGCGAACGGGGAGATGGTGGAGGCGGTCGCCATCATCATCAGCAACGCAACGATGCACACAATTACAGAGGTGGCAACGAAGGAGACGGCGGCCGTCGTGGAGTGGATGGTGGCAATGGGGATCTTTCACGCGAAATGAACGAAGTAAGCTTAAGGCCCCAAACGAATGCCGCAGCTTGGTTGGAACTGCAAGAGAAGAATGCCAAGGAAGCGGCAGCAGAAAGCCAATCGAACCATCAGGGCCAGGGCCCCCCAACTGGACCAGGTAGTAATTCGAGCGCTGCAGTCCCACTACCAATATTGTCATTAATGCCGTCATTTATGCAGCGCGGCGCGCCTCTACCTCCCGGTGGAGGATCAGTTGGTAGTGGTGGCGGCAGCGTTGGTGTTACGTCAAACTCCAGTGGACGTTCACAAACTCCACCAAATTACCAGAATGGTCTTGCTAAAGACTCTTCTTCGTCATCTTTAAATGTAAGGCCTCAACCTCGCGGAAATGCACAAGATTATCACCGTTCGAATTCATCGGGAGTCAGCAACTTCCGCCAGGCTACTTCTTTACCCAAACGGCCACCTTTACTAAATACTCCACCACCTGCGAATGGCAGCAATAATGGCCATCGCAAAGACAAGGAATACATTGTTGAACCCGAAGTAGCTCAAATGCAAAGACCCATTATTAGAGAAGAGGACTTGGAACGGTTAAACGCTATTGCCAACGATGACAGTTGGACAAAACAAGACGAAATTGATTATACGAAGAAACTAACGTTCTCAGACGATGAATCTCCCGAGGAAACACCGACGCAAGAGCGCGAAAGACCagtattcaataaaaatgatCAACGTAAGAATTCAAACGCCAGTGGAACATCGTCAACAACAGGCGTTACTAATTGGCAAAGAAAAGATCGCGATAGCTCTGAAAGAGAAAAATCATCGAGTGGAGATCATATTGAGGACACCCGTCATCAAAATGGTCATCGTTCTGTTGGGGGTGCCGGAGGTATTACACTGGATGCCAGTGTATACGAAAGAGTTAAGTTACGCAAGGAAGAAGAAGAACGTCGAGATATGGAACGAAAATTGGCAGCTGCAAGAAAAAAACAGGAACTCGAAATGAAAATCAATAGCAAAAAATCAGCGGGTGAAATTGGTGGTTtcgaacaacagcaacaacaacaaactagTGCGCAAAGTGTATCCACATCGTCAACAACAGGATCCGTGGATGACAATACACAAACACGTCGTGGTGGTTCCGGCGGTGGCACTTATGAGCGATCAAATCCAAATGAACGAGATCGAAGTGGTCGTTCCGGCTACGATAGCCGTGATGTGAGATCATCGAGAGATTACTCTCATGGTGGAAATAGTAGCGTAGGTGCCAGTGGCAATACTGCTGGTTCCAATACGTCTTCTGCAAATGCCAATACATCGGCCACTGGCCAAAATGCTCCCGTTGGATCGAAGACAGTCTTCTCTGCCCATTTCCAGTCGAACTTGCCTCCCCGTTTCTTACGTCAACAACAAATGGGTGGAGGTTCCAGTGGACCAGGTGGTGGGGTAAATGTTAGCACCAGTAACAGCAGCAGTGGCTCCGTATCAATTAGTCGTTCATTATCGGGCACAGCTGGTACAGGAATCGAAAAGTCTTCATCATCTTCCTCGAACTATGAAAATTCTCGATATATTCAAAAAGGATCGGGCCCTCAACGCAGTGGTGGTTCGCGCGGTGAATATCGTGACAGTTATATGAGGGGAAGTGGTGGTTACCGTTCGCGTAATGATAGTGACAGAGATGATGATAGATATCATGGACGTGGTGGTGGTGGAGGTGGAGGAGGTGGGAACCGGGACGATTATGGCCGTGGATTGACCGCCGCCGGGCCAAATCAACTTTCTCGCAGTATATCCGATACCTCTCAACGCAAGACGAGTGTTTCTTCAAACGATGAATCGATCAAACTTAGCTACGGCGGAGATTCTGCGAACTTCGGCAGCGGTGTAGTATCGTCATGGGCTGAAGAAACTGAAATTGAACTCAAGAGACAGAGAGATGAAAGTTTTTCTTCATCTCATAGCCACGAGtctattccaattaaaatattacagAGACCCCACACACAAAAGAGTGTTTCGGAAGAAGAAGGCCATTCCCCACAATCGGCACATTCGCAAAAGCAACAAAGGATTAGCGAGAGCAGTGATCAGCAGTCGTCCAGTTCGTTTGCTCCCACTCAAATTCTGAGACGTTCCGAATCTGTCGAGCACAATAAAATGACTTCGTCGTCTTCATTGGGCACGTCGGCGGACATGCAAGCAAACAAATTGACTGAGGGCAATCAAGAAGATGAGGCTGGTGAGGATTTCACTGGTACAGATCCTTCAGCCTCCGActcacaaaaacaaaacgagAGCCTAAATTCACTCTCACCTTCCACGACAGCTACAGGCAACGAATCCGATTCCCATAAACAACAAGATCAAGAACAACGTGGAACAACTCCTGCAGCACCACAACCCCAAAGGGAAAAACGTCCAAGTCCCAGAAGTGGTGGTAGCAGTTCTGGTGGCGGAGGAGGAGGTGGTCGGGATCGTGACCGTGACATGCGCGTTTCCCATAGTCGCAGTTTTGGCGCTAGTGGAAGTTCCTATCGTGGCAACCGTGATGGAGGATGGAATCAAAGAGGCAGTAATTCCAGGGGAGGTCGCTATCAAAGTTCCGATGATCACTACATGGATCATGAGGACGATGATATGATGGACGATGGTGGTTACAGCAGTGGTAGACGATCCGAACGCAGCCCCAAAGTTCCACGTAAAGATGGAGGTGGACGAATGGGAAATGATCGTGGTGACCGTGATCGTGACCGTGGTCAAGGTGGTCGTGGTAGCACATCGGACCGTGACGATCGTGGTTTTGCACCACGAGGAGAACCTTCTCGAAGAGGACGTGGTGGTGGCGGCAACCTAGGAGATCGAAGCATAACATCATCTTCCTATAGACGCAGCAATGATGGTCGATCGTCCGCCGGTGGACAAAGGCAATATGGTCGTCAGAGTTACCAAGACGACATGAAAGATATGAAACGTACTTCCGAATCCTCAGACAACGCCAACGtttccgatttggacaaaaccaAACAGAACCAAATGGCACTGAGTGCTGGGCTTTCGAAAATTAAAGATAAAGAGAGCGAACGTCCCACACAATCATCCAGTTCGGTTGCCTCCAATCAAGCAAGCAAACAAACGACGCCACCCCAACAGCAACAACCGAAGAAGCCCAATGAAGCCGAGAAGAAAACTTCTTCGTCGACCACACCCTCAAAGCAACTACAGCCACATACACGCAAGGAGAGCGTATCCAGTACGAAAACCGACGACGATAACGTCAGAACCAGCAATACGAGTATGGAACGCGAAAAGAAATCAGCTTCCAAGGAGAAAGACATTCCCAGCTCTGTGGCAAGTGCGGCCAATACGAACCCAGCATCAACAAGAAGCACAAATACTGCAACTGCAGGTCCTGCAACAGTAAGCGCTGGAACGCAACCCAAAAAACAAGACCTACCAATGACAACACTGCCAACAGCTGTTGCACAACAAGGCTCCACCGGTCCTTCGGTTAACAAACCATCAGTCCAGCCGGCGGGAATACAACAACAGCATCAACAACAAACTATTACCAAAACTCCATCCGGATTGGCAGGTCTTAAGCCAACAGGATCTTCAGCTAGCATTGCATCATCAATCGGTTCGAACAATTCTTCGCAAGCAAAATCCGCACAGGACACAGCTCAAAAAGCGGGAAAGCCAGAAACACAAACTGTTAGCTCCTCCAGTGCCGCCAATGTGTCTGGTGGACAGAAACTAGAAGGCGATAAAAACAAATTGGGTTCATTGAGTGGCGCCGACAACAAATCCAATACTTCGGCTCTATTGATCGATGGAGCTCCGGTGAATACCATCATCTTTGAGAATACCCACTATAAACAACAAGTGCAGGCTGCTCAAATGAAACGTTCCTCGGAATCACTTGTGGTCCCATCTTCGGTGGTGTCGGGTGTTAATGTCGCTGTATCTGGTGTGGATACTCTTACCAATGCGCTATCGCAAATGACCTTTGGTGGAAGTAACTCGAAACAATCGTCAGATGCAACAACCAATCAAAGTGGACATGCGTCAACGGAATATGACAAGGAAATGAAACTTGGATTCTCATTTGGAGATGCGACTGAATCGTATACAACAGCGACAAAGGGTATGGCTCCGGTCTCTGGAGATAACGATGTGGTTGCGACGGCAAAGCAGAATAATACCACCACCAATCAGCTacaacagcaacagcagcaacaacagcagcagcaacaacaatctACACCACAACAGCAACAAACGCCTCAacatcaacagcaacaacaacagcagcagcaacaacaatctCAACAGGCTCAAAACATTATCTCGGCAGCCGATCTAAATATGAAAATTGCCAGTGTAAAGAAAGTCTGGGAAAGTGTTCCGGCCATGACAACAGATGCTGCCACAGCTGTACAACAACTTCAACAACAGCAATTGCAtcatcagcaacaacaacagcaacagcaaatGGAACCAGTCGATACAAGTGGTCACATGACGGCGGCATCATTTGTGGCTGCAGTTGCCGcttcacaacaacaacagcagcaacaacatttGCCCCACTACGCTGTAACAGCTGTGCATATGCAACAACACCATGCATTGTCATCACCTGGAGCTGGTGTACCCTCTGCATTTGGGGCACACGCGTCGCCCTTCGATGCAGCACAATTGGAACAATTTGGCCAAACAGGAGCTGGAATTGTGGTTGGATCTTCGGATGACAATTCTGTGGTAGGCTACCCAAGCCCACAACAGCAACAGGCAGCggtacaacaacaacagcaacaacaggcCCTCAAGCATAGCTCAGAAGTTGCGaagcaacaacagcaacaagcaTCTGCAGCGGCGAAGCAAATGCAACAGCATCATTCATCTTCAATGGGTAGCATGTCTCCTCCTCCAAATatgcaacaacagcagcaacaacagcatcagcaacagcagcaacaacagcagcaacaatcgGCAGCCCAACAGCAGATGCATGCGCCACAACCGTTCTATCAAGCCTCACCGCAATTCACTGGTATTTCCACAATACCAAGCCCACCAGCGGCAGCTGTTGTCTTTAACTCATCGCAAATGCCACCACCACCTTCCCAAGGTGGTCTTTATGCACCATTCCATTCGATCGATCATTCAAACCGGTCACAATTCTCTGCTGCTGCAGCTCATAGTTTCCCAGGACACTATGGTGCGGCTGCAGCTGCCGGCGGACCCTTTAATGCATACCCCATGCAAACTCCTCCGAATATGGGCACCGCTCCCACACCGGAAATGTATTCCAACATCACTTCCCAATTTAGAATGGGCGGTGGACCATCGCCATTCGGTAATCCGAATTCACAGCAATTAAACAATCCCAATGCAGCTGCCGTGGCTATCATCTCTTCGAATTCCAATTCATTGATGTCGACGGTGGGATCGGTCAAACCCCCACCTACTTCTCAACAATTGGGCACAATAGGCTCGAAGGCAGCCGGTGGCGGTGGACCTTTTGCGGCGGCTCAACAATACATGAATTTGTATGCGGCCGGTCCACCACAACATCAAGGTGGTCCCCCAGGACCTCCACCTGGTCATCAGCTTCAATCGAATAGTTACTATTCCAATTCTGCCGGAGGACCCAGCGGACCGGCAGCATTCTATGGAGGCCCACCACCCCAAGGAGCTGGGGCTGGAGCGCAAAATTATGGTTTGGCTGCTGCAGCGGCAGCAGCTAGTCTATATGGACATGCCGGTCATCAAGGTGGTCCACCCGGGTCCAATGGTCCACCAGGTCCTCCACAAGGGCCCCCTGGACCACAATCCCAACACACAATGAGCAATTTCAACACACAGTTCATGAATTCGCAATTATTAACGGCGGCCGCCATAAATCAATTTCGTGGTGGACCCACTCCACAGCAGGCGGCGGCTTATATAAAATCCAGCCAGCAGCAAGCACATATGCAGGACTCG ATGGGTCGTCAACTGAAGAGCCCTTTGGGAGCGGATGGTAGTCTAAATTTGGTGAAGCACGCTCAATCGCAACCCAGTCCGCCACATATGAAAACCTATGGAAGC TGGGAtcaagtaatgcaacaacaggcCGCCGTTCAACAGCAATCTCAAGCTGTTCAGCAGAGATTAGCAAGCGGTGGACCAGGAGCTAACAATCAAAATATGAACCCTAATAATCGTGGCGGTGGTGCGGGAGGTGGACCTCCGCCAGGCGCGCAAGGTTCTCAACAAGGCCGTTATCCCACACCAATACAGAGACCTACAAATTATCCGCAACATCCACAAGGACCACAAAGTCAACAGCAGCAAGTACAGCAACAACAGgtacaacagcagcaacaacaacaacaaacccaAAGAGGACAACAACCTCAAAATCTACGACAAGGCGGAGGCGGTAACAATGGTGGTGGTGGTCCGCAAGGTGGCCCTGGTGGTCCCCAAGGCGGTGGTAATGTAGGTGGCGGTCCTGGCAACGGAGGTGGCCCTGGTGGTCCCGGTGGCAATAATCAAGGAGGTGGTGGCAGTAATAATCCACAAACGGCTGGCCAACCTCAACAAATGAATAAACCCTATTATGCGAACAATGCGCCCAATGCTGGTCCAAATCGAG CTAATCACAATTAA